The Erythrolamprus reginae isolate rEryReg1 chromosome 3, rEryReg1.hap1, whole genome shotgun sequence genome contains a region encoding:
- the FASLG gene encoding tumor necrosis factor ligand superfamily member 6, protein MQQNQYCGYPQIFWTNNSALSNSDCAPQMGLYHSNGIVADQGICLPLPVPERKRHRQNHRDGTHFCFLVAFLLILLAIMGIGLAMFQIFHLQKELQEFSSSGYVSPSSDMLKGALNRTAEKKVKRSAHLTGMLRCQISGIAHLVFNFLGRGFFNFFPALSMHMWLHSAGERTGSEGAQH, encoded by the exons ATGCAACAGAATCAATATTGTGGTTATCCCCAGATCTTCTGGACAAACAACAGTGCTCTTTCTAACTCAGACTGTGCTCCTCAAATGGGACTGTACCATTCCAATGGAATTGTAGCAGATCAGGGCATTTGCTTACCATTGCCTGTGCCAGAGAGGAAAAGACATAGACAAAATCACAGAGATGGTACACACTTTTGTTTCCTGGTGGCATTTTTGCTGATTCTACTTGCCATCATGGGGATCGGGCTGGCAATGTTTCAGATCTTCCACCTGCAAAAGGAACTTCAAGAG TTTTCCAGCTCTGGCTATGTCTCTCCATCTTCTGATATGCTGAAAG GAGCTCTGAATAGAACAGCAGAAAAGAAAGTCAAGAGGAGTGCACATTTAACAG gtATGCTCAGATGCCAAATTTCTGGCATTGCGcatcttgttttcaactttttggggaggggattttttaatttttttccggcACTGAGCATGCACATGTGGCTACACAGCGCAGGAGAaagaaccggcagcgag